One genomic region from Natrinema caseinilyticum encodes:
- a CDS encoding FAD-binding and (Fe-S)-binding domain-containing protein — protein MSLEPSADPAADRRATYDYRSDDVDRPALVADLEELVDCEVRGDSYSRELYATDASAYEMTPIAVAFPETTAQVAGILEYCAAREIPVLPRGGGTSLAGQTVNRAVVLDFSRHMNDIRGIDPEARSATVQPGTILGTLNETLAPFDLKFAPDPAWGDKSAIGGAIGNNSTGAHSLKYGKTDAYIEEVEAVLADGTVTRFGEVTLEEVAERADPDGDLEGRIYAEVERVLTEEGDRIEETYPDLKRNVSGYNLDRLVAEARGIDLPGGEKTSAAGTVNLARLLAGSEGTLAIVTEATVSLESVPETKAVSLLCYPTLHDAMEDVEPVLEHDPAAVEVLDDVLIDLARDTAEFGPVTEILPEGTNAVLLVEFYADDSDHGREQVAGLLADRVPSATPAGDPIEDAPVSEAEPLALEALEAYDDAERAKLWQLRKSGLPILLSRTTDEKHISFIEDTAIPPARLPEFVDAFEEILESHGTEASFYAHAGPGVLHVRPLVNTKTEIGLEQLHGIADEVTDLVVDLGGSVSGEHGDGRARTQWNHKLYGDELWETFKDVKTAFDPDWILNPGQVVFRDDDPTDLRENLRFDPDYEFAAGFEPALEWDNDNGFQGMVELCHGCGGCRGEQSTTGGVMCPTYRASREEITATRGRANALRQAMSGDLGSDEAFSDEFVEEVMDLCIGCKGCARDCPSEVDMAKLKAEVTHEYHQRNGASVRDRLFANVSTLSKWGSRFAPVSNALATLPGARAVLEIVAGIDSTRPLPTFHAKTFRDWFEERGGAAASRKRAAAGGDRGDARTVVLYPDTYTNYNHPDAGKAAVRVLEAAGVQVVVPDGLGDTGRPAFSKGFLEKARDAARENVTALAPRVEDGWDVVVIEPSDAVMVQSDYLDLLSSEAAETLSAATYGVCEYVDVFQLDEEIEFDPASVQQRLTYHGHCHQKAAKKDHHAVGVLRRAGYGVDPLDSGCCGMAGSFGYEAEHASMSDAIGEILYEQVEESDGDRVVAPGASCRTQLENRPDASEEPPTPIELLAAALE, from the coding sequence ATGTCCCTGGAGCCAAGCGCCGACCCGGCCGCCGACCGGAGAGCGACGTACGACTACCGGAGCGACGACGTCGATCGTCCGGCGCTGGTCGCGGATCTCGAGGAACTCGTCGACTGCGAGGTCCGCGGCGACTCCTACTCCCGCGAACTGTACGCGACCGACGCGAGCGCCTACGAGATGACGCCGATCGCCGTCGCCTTCCCGGAGACGACGGCCCAGGTCGCGGGGATCCTCGAGTACTGTGCGGCACGCGAAATTCCCGTCCTCCCGCGCGGTGGCGGCACGAGTCTGGCGGGCCAGACGGTCAACCGCGCCGTCGTGCTGGATTTTTCTCGCCACATGAACGACATCCGCGGGATCGATCCAGAGGCCCGGAGCGCAACGGTCCAGCCCGGAACGATTCTCGGGACGCTGAACGAAACCCTCGCACCGTTCGACCTCAAATTCGCTCCCGACCCGGCCTGGGGCGACAAGAGCGCGATCGGCGGCGCGATCGGCAACAACTCCACCGGCGCGCACTCGCTGAAATACGGCAAGACCGACGCGTACATTGAGGAGGTCGAAGCCGTTCTCGCCGACGGAACCGTCACTCGGTTCGGCGAGGTGACGCTCGAGGAGGTAGCCGAGCGGGCCGATCCGGACGGCGATCTCGAGGGCCGGATCTACGCCGAAGTCGAGCGCGTGCTGACGGAGGAGGGCGATCGCATCGAGGAAACGTACCCCGATCTCAAGCGGAACGTCTCCGGATACAACCTCGATCGGCTCGTCGCGGAGGCCCGCGGGATCGATCTGCCGGGCGGCGAAAAGACGAGCGCGGCCGGCACCGTCAACCTCGCGCGACTGCTGGCCGGCAGCGAGGGGACCCTCGCGATCGTCACCGAAGCGACCGTTTCGCTCGAGTCGGTACCCGAGACGAAAGCTGTCTCGCTTCTCTGCTACCCGACGCTTCACGACGCGATGGAGGACGTCGAGCCCGTCCTCGAGCACGACCCTGCGGCGGTCGAGGTTCTAGACGACGTGCTGATCGACCTCGCGCGCGATACCGCGGAGTTCGGCCCGGTCACCGAGATTCTTCCCGAGGGGACCAACGCCGTCCTCCTGGTGGAATTTTACGCCGACGATTCGGACCACGGCAGGGAACAGGTCGCCGGGCTGCTCGCCGACCGGGTGCCGTCCGCGACGCCCGCGGGCGATCCCATCGAAGATGCGCCGGTGAGCGAGGCGGAGCCGCTCGCGCTCGAGGCGCTCGAGGCCTACGACGACGCCGAGCGCGCGAAGCTGTGGCAACTGCGCAAGTCGGGGCTTCCGATCTTGCTCTCGCGGACGACCGACGAGAAGCACATCTCCTTCATCGAGGACACCGCGATCCCGCCGGCGCGGTTGCCCGAGTTCGTCGACGCGTTCGAGGAGATCCTCGAGTCCCACGGCACCGAGGCGAGCTTCTACGCTCACGCCGGCCCGGGCGTGCTTCACGTCCGGCCGCTCGTGAATACGAAGACCGAAATCGGCCTCGAGCAACTCCACGGGATCGCAGACGAGGTGACGGACCTCGTGGTCGACCTCGGCGGCTCGGTCTCGGGCGAACACGGCGACGGCCGCGCCCGCACGCAGTGGAATCACAAACTCTACGGCGACGAACTCTGGGAGACCTTCAAGGACGTGAAGACGGCGTTCGACCCCGACTGGATTTTGAACCCGGGGCAGGTCGTCTTCCGCGACGACGACCCGACGGACCTCCGCGAGAACCTTCGATTCGACCCCGACTACGAGTTCGCGGCCGGCTTCGAGCCAGCTCTCGAGTGGGACAACGACAACGGCTTCCAGGGCATGGTCGAACTCTGTCACGGCTGTGGCGGCTGTCGGGGCGAGCAATCGACCACCGGCGGCGTGATGTGTCCGACCTACCGGGCGAGTCGGGAGGAGATCACGGCGACTCGCGGCCGGGCGAACGCGCTTCGACAGGCCATGAGCGGGGACCTCGGGTCGGACGAGGCGTTTTCCGACGAGTTCGTCGAGGAGGTGATGGACCTCTGTATCGGCTGCAAGGGCTGTGCGCGGGATTGCCCGAGCGAGGTCGACATGGCCAAGCTCAAAGCGGAGGTGACCCACGAGTACCACCAGCGAAACGGCGCATCCGTCCGCGACCGGCTCTTCGCAAACGTGTCGACGCTCTCGAAGTGGGGCTCGCGGTTCGCACCGGTCTCGAACGCGCTCGCAACGCTACCGGGCGCACGGGCGGTTCTCGAGATCGTCGCCGGAATCGATTCTACTCGACCGCTGCCGACGTTTCACGCGAAGACGTTCCGTGACTGGTTCGAGGAGCGAGGCGGCGCGGCCGCGTCGAGAAAGCGGGCGGCAGCGGGAGGGGACCGAGGCGACGCGCGCACCGTCGTCCTCTACCCCGACACCTACACGAACTACAACCACCCCGACGCGGGGAAAGCGGCCGTTCGCGTCCTCGAGGCCGCCGGCGTGCAGGTCGTCGTCCCGGACGGTCTCGGAGACACCGGCCGCCCGGCGTTTTCCAAGGGCTTCCTCGAGAAAGCGAGGGACGCGGCCCGCGAGAACGTGACCGCGCTCGCGCCGCGAGTCGAAGACGGCTGGGACGTGGTCGTGATCGAACCGTCCGACGCCGTCATGGTTCAGTCCGATTACCTCGATTTACTCTCGTCGGAGGCGGCGGAGACGCTCTCCGCGGCCACGTACGGCGTCTGCGAGTACGTAGACGTCTTCCAACTGGACGAGGAGATCGAATTCGATCCCGCGTCCGTCCAGCAGCGCCTCACCTACCACGGCCACTGTCATCAGAAAGCGGCCAAAAAGGATCACCACGCGGTCGGCGTCCTCCGGCGGGCCGGCTACGGCGTCGATCCGCTCGATTCGGGTTGTTGTGGCATGGCTGGCAGCTTCGGATACGAGGCCGAACACGCTTCGATGAGCGACGCCATCGGAGAGATTCTCTACGAGCAAGTCGAGGAGAGCGACGGCGACCGCGTCGTCGCCCCCGGTGCCTCCTGTCGCACGCAACTCGAGAACCGGCCGGACGCGAGCGAGGAGCCCCCGACGCCGATCGAACTCCTCGCGGCGGCGCTCGAGTGA
- a CDS encoding 3-hydroxyacyl-CoA dehydrogenase family protein has product MQIAVLGAGSMGHGIAQVSAMASHDVVMRDVETEFVENGLEGIRTNLQGGVDRDKVTEAEMDAALERIEGTTDLEAAVADADLVVEAVPEDMDLKKDVFSDVEDATGEDTVIASNTSSLSVTEMASVLDRPERAVGLHFFNPPHLMDLVEIVVAEQTDERTEEVAIDYVRDIEKEDVVVRDTAGFATSRLGLALGLEAIRMVEQGVASPADIDTGMSIGYGHPMGPLELTDHVGLDVRLHVAEHLREELGERFKPPQTLRRKVRAGNLGKKTGEGFYVWEDGERVGMSGQWGSDDD; this is encoded by the coding sequence ATGCAAATCGCAGTGCTGGGAGCGGGAAGTATGGGACACGGAATCGCGCAGGTGTCCGCGATGGCGAGCCACGACGTCGTCATGCGGGACGTCGAGACGGAATTCGTCGAAAACGGCCTCGAGGGGATCCGGACCAACCTGCAAGGCGGCGTCGATCGGGACAAGGTCACCGAGGCGGAGATGGACGCGGCCCTCGAGCGAATCGAGGGGACGACCGACCTCGAGGCGGCCGTGGCGGATGCCGATCTGGTTGTCGAGGCGGTGCCCGAGGACATGGACCTGAAGAAGGACGTCTTCTCCGACGTCGAGGATGCGACGGGCGAGGACACCGTCATCGCCTCGAACACGTCCTCGCTGTCGGTGACGGAGATGGCGAGCGTACTCGACCGGCCCGAGCGGGCCGTCGGGTTGCACTTTTTCAACCCGCCGCACCTCATGGATCTGGTGGAGATCGTCGTCGCCGAACAGACGGACGAGCGGACCGAAGAGGTCGCCATCGACTACGTGCGTGACATCGAGAAAGAGGACGTCGTCGTCCGCGACACGGCCGGCTTCGCCACCTCGCGACTCGGACTCGCACTCGGCCTCGAGGCGATTCGGATGGTCGAACAGGGTGTCGCCAGCCCGGCCGACATCGACACGGGGATGTCGATCGGCTACGGCCATCCGATGGGCCCCCTCGAGCTGACCGACCACGTCGGACTCGACGTGCGTCTGCACGTCGCCGAACACCTCCGCGAGGAACTCGGCGAGCGGTTCAAACCACCCCAGACCCTCCGTCGAAAGGTTCGGGCCGGAAATCTCGGCAAGAAGACCGGCGAGGGGTTCTACGTCTGGGAGGACGGCGAGCGCGTCGGTATGAGCGGCCAGTGGGGCAGCGACGACGACTGA
- a CDS encoding thiolase family protein: MSERQPVIVQAVRTPQGKHGGVFAETGSEELSVPLVDEMLERTGLSGADVDDVRWGCAKQVDEQSNNIARVIALLSELGEGVPGTTIDRLCASSAEAIMSASDAIRAGQREVIVAGGVENMSRNERRKGIGSYDGIAEQYDAAGLAMGQTAEKVAEEYGVGREEQDEYAARSQQRAVEATEAGRFDDEIVPIDTGEEVVETDEGIRPGTTKEKIAGLPPAFREDGTVTAANASQISDGAAGVLLTSEAFAEERGLEIVAEIEDHNVAGVDPTVMGIGPVPAVRGIWDRNGRSAADYDLVELNEAFASQTLYCRDELGFDDATFNVNGGAIALGHPLGASGARLPVTLIHELRRRGGGRGLSTMCVGYGQGAAVEFRVPDQ; the protein is encoded by the coding sequence ATGAGCGAACGGCAGCCAGTTATCGTCCAGGCAGTGCGGACGCCACAGGGGAAACACGGCGGCGTCTTCGCCGAGACCGGCAGCGAGGAACTTTCCGTCCCGCTCGTCGACGAGATGCTCGAGCGAACGGGCCTCTCGGGCGCGGACGTCGACGACGTGCGCTGGGGCTGTGCCAAGCAGGTCGACGAACAGAGCAACAACATCGCGCGGGTCATCGCCCTCCTCTCGGAGCTGGGTGAGGGCGTTCCCGGGACGACGATCGACAGGCTCTGTGCGTCCTCCGCGGAGGCGATCATGAGCGCGAGCGACGCGATTCGGGCGGGCCAGCGCGAGGTCATCGTCGCCGGCGGCGTCGAGAACATGTCGCGCAACGAGCGCCGGAAGGGGATCGGCTCCTACGACGGGATCGCAGAGCAGTACGACGCGGCCGGGCTCGCCATGGGCCAGACCGCCGAGAAAGTCGCCGAGGAGTACGGCGTCGGTCGCGAGGAACAGGACGAGTACGCCGCCCGGAGCCAGCAGCGCGCGGTCGAAGCCACCGAAGCGGGCCGGTTCGACGACGAGATCGTCCCGATCGACACAGGTGAGGAGGTCGTCGAGACGGACGAAGGGATCCGGCCGGGCACCACGAAAGAGAAGATCGCCGGCCTTCCGCCCGCTTTCCGGGAGGACGGCACCGTCACCGCCGCCAACGCCTCACAGATTTCAGACGGCGCCGCGGGCGTCTTGCTCACGAGCGAGGCGTTCGCCGAGGAACGCGGCCTCGAGATCGTGGCCGAAATCGAGGACCACAACGTGGCCGGCGTCGATCCCACGGTCATGGGGATCGGACCGGTGCCCGCGGTCCGGGGAATCTGGGACCGAAACGGCCGCTCGGCCGCGGACTACGACCTCGTGGAACTCAACGAGGCGTTCGCCAGCCAGACGCTGTACTGTCGGGACGAGCTCGGCTTCGACGACGCGACCTTCAACGTCAACGGCGGCGCGATCGCGCTCGGGCACCCGCTGGGCGCCTCCGGCGCGCGCCTGCCGGTCACCCTGATCCACGAGCTCCGACGACGGGGCGGCGGCCGCGGCCTCTCGACGATGTGCGTCGGCTACGGACAGGGTGCTGCGGTCGAGTTCCGAGTTCCGGACCAGTAA
- a CDS encoding acyl-CoA dehydrogenase family protein codes for MAFQLSAEHEAIRDAVREFGENEMVPVAEEHDREHTYPVDLRKKAAEYDFVAPNIPIEYDGAGMDKISTTIVTEELWRADPGIGSAVGSAGFGTDMIIEFGDEWMKEEWLPKIANGESASCSMISEPAHGSNVAGIETVAAEDGDEYVLNGNKMWITNGTVADVGVLMAKTSPDEGHRGITAFLVEMDRDGIQTEKIDNKLGIRASDLAEVIVDDVRVSEENVIGEVDRGFYQLMEFFASGRTNVAAQAVGAAQGALDAAIEYATEREQFDQPISEFQAIQHKIAEMATKVEAARSLTYRAATQVEQNNQDVAAQYSSMAKLFASEISVEVADEGIQVHGGSGYVTDYPAERYYRDARITKIYEGTSEIQKNIIADQLL; via the coding sequence ATGGCGTTCCAGTTATCCGCTGAACACGAAGCGATCCGTGACGCCGTCCGCGAGTTCGGCGAAAACGAAATGGTGCCGGTCGCAGAGGAACACGATCGGGAGCACACGTATCCCGTGGACCTCCGAAAGAAGGCCGCCGAATACGACTTCGTCGCACCGAACATTCCGATCGAGTACGACGGCGCCGGAATGGACAAAATATCCACGACGATCGTCACCGAGGAACTGTGGCGAGCCGATCCAGGAATCGGCTCCGCCGTCGGCAGTGCCGGCTTCGGGACGGACATGATCATCGAATTCGGCGACGAGTGGATGAAAGAGGAGTGGCTCCCGAAGATCGCGAACGGCGAATCGGCGTCGTGTTCGATGATCTCCGAGCCCGCCCACGGCTCGAACGTCGCGGGGATCGAGACGGTCGCCGCGGAGGACGGAGACGAGTACGTCCTCAACGGGAACAAGATGTGGATCACGAACGGCACCGTCGCCGACGTCGGCGTACTGATGGCCAAGACGAGCCCCGACGAGGGCCACCGTGGTATCACCGCGTTCCTCGTCGAGATGGACCGTGACGGCATCCAGACCGAAAAGATCGACAACAAACTCGGTATCCGCGCCTCCGACCTCGCAGAGGTCATCGTCGACGACGTCCGCGTGTCCGAAGAGAACGTCATCGGCGAGGTCGACAGGGGCTTCTACCAGCTGATGGAGTTCTTCGCCTCCGGCCGCACCAACGTCGCCGCACAGGCCGTCGGTGCCGCCCAGGGCGCCCTCGACGCCGCGATCGAGTACGCCACCGAACGCGAGCAGTTCGATCAGCCGATCTCGGAGTTCCAGGCCATCCAGCACAAGATCGCCGAGATGGCGACCAAAGTCGAGGCCGCCCGCTCGCTGACCTACCGCGCCGCGACCCAGGTCGAGCAGAACAACCAGGACGTCGCCGCGCAGTACTCGAGCATGGCGAAGCTCTTCGCCTCCGAGATCTCGGTCGAAGTCGCCGACGAGGGCATCCAGGTCCATGGCGGATCGGGCTACGTCACCGACTACCCCGCAGAGCGCTACTACCGCGACGCCCGCATCACGAAGATCTACGAGGGGACCAGCGAGATTCAGAAGAACATCATCGCCGACCAGCTGCTGTAA
- a CDS encoding long-chain-fatty-acid--CoA ligase produces the protein MTNLITDVAETVEEYPDSAAVVYGDTELSYEEFWERTGQFARALDDHGIGEGDRIGIYLPNLPQFVMAFYGTLRAGGIVVPMNPQYKAREISHMLGDSGAKAVVALADLVPNVIAVQDDTDVEEVISVGADVDGATEFDEFLADDTTAVVERADDDVAVQPYTSGTTGTPKGVLLTHHNLAFTTRANADTPPGGFQAGDRLIGTLPLFHIYGMSVVMNGAMYSGGTYYPVPEWDAPAVMDQLEDDEISIMFAVPAMFNDMINQPDADEYEFDALRFANSGGSSLPLEVLERFEDLWGVQLNEGYGLTETSPVTHANTNDARRKGSIGQPLEGVEAKIVTEDFEEVPRVEEGPIDEEGRDLHDITGELVIHGPNVMKEYYGLPEANEEAFTEADGKRWFHTGDVGYWDEDDFFYVVDREKHMIVTGGYNVYPREVEELLFEHEDVADAAVVGVPDERRGETVKAFVVPTPDAETTPEDIKQYCLTNLAEYKHPREVEFVRELPRTTTGKVQKFELRDD, from the coding sequence ATGACGAACCTCATAACAGATGTCGCCGAGACCGTCGAGGAGTATCCGGACTCGGCCGCGGTCGTCTACGGCGACACCGAGTTGAGCTACGAAGAGTTTTGGGAGCGCACCGGCCAGTTCGCCCGAGCGCTGGACGATCACGGGATCGGCGAGGGCGACCGGATCGGTATCTACCTGCCGAACCTTCCACAGTTCGTGATGGCGTTCTACGGCACCCTGCGCGCCGGCGGGATCGTCGTTCCGATGAACCCGCAGTACAAGGCCCGCGAAATCAGCCACATGCTGGGCGACAGCGGGGCGAAAGCGGTCGTCGCGCTGGCCGATCTCGTTCCCAACGTCATCGCGGTGCAAGACGACACGGACGTCGAAGAGGTGATCAGCGTGGGCGCCGACGTCGACGGCGCGACCGAATTCGACGAGTTCCTCGCGGACGACACCACAGCCGTCGTCGAACGTGCCGACGACGACGTCGCGGTTCAGCCGTACACGTCCGGGACGACCGGCACGCCCAAGGGCGTCCTGTTGACCCATCACAACCTGGCCTTTACGACGCGAGCCAACGCCGACACTCCGCCCGGCGGCTTCCAGGCCGGCGACCGGCTCATCGGCACCCTCCCGCTGTTCCACATCTACGGGATGTCGGTCGTGATGAACGGCGCGATGTACAGCGGCGGCACCTACTACCCCGTTCCCGAGTGGGACGCGCCGGCGGTGATGGACCAGCTCGAGGACGACGAGATCAGCATCATGTTCGCCGTCCCCGCGATGTTCAACGACATGATCAATCAGCCCGACGCCGACGAGTACGAGTTCGACGCGCTTCGGTTCGCCAACTCGGGCGGCTCGAGCCTTCCGCTCGAGGTCTTAGAACGGTTCGAGGACCTCTGGGGCGTCCAGCTCAACGAGGGGTACGGCCTGACCGAAACCAGTCCGGTCACCCACGCAAACACGAACGACGCTCGCCGGAAGGGGAGCATCGGCCAGCCGCTCGAGGGCGTCGAGGCGAAGATCGTCACCGAGGACTTCGAGGAAGTGCCGCGGGTCGAGGAAGGGCCGATCGACGAAGAAGGGCGGGATCTCCACGATATTACGGGCGAACTCGTTATTCACGGACCGAACGTGATGAAAGAGTACTACGGGCTGCCCGAAGCGAACGAGGAAGCCTTCACTGAGGCCGACGGCAAACGCTGGTTCCACACCGGCGACGTCGGCTACTGGGACGAAGACGACTTCTTCTACGTCGTCGATCGCGAGAAGCACATGATCGTCACCGGGGGGTACAACGTCTACCCGCGGGAAGTCGAGGAACTTCTCTTCGAGCACGAGGACGTCGCCGACGCCGCCGTCGTCGGGGTTCCCGACGAGCGCCGTGGCGAGACGGTCAAAGCGTTCGTCGTCCCGACGCCCGACGCCGAAACGACGCCCGAGGACATCAAGCAGTACTGCCTGACCAACCTCGCGGAGTACAAACACCCACGGGAAGTCGAGTTCGTGCGGGAGCTCCCGCGGACGACGACCGGCAAGGTCCAGAAGTTCGAACTCCGCGACGACTGA
- a CDS encoding TRAP transporter permease, which produces MSAATLRDRIRHHLPSPREITVVDVLTGLIYVFGVALTALTIDYAHTLRFAEPIKYANVFLGIGLALYYFTEAREYLVGDPFTGRVLNAVMPDSPVVRRNGARLLAVSAVVLALASLFATGYVHYHFGRLQSAYTIGYSTLDILVGLLIIFIMTDATRRAFGYLFTSVVVFSLVYAFVGPLLPGIFHHSGMSISRISRESAIGLMGTYSFILRIGSTWVAIFIMFAGIAKAYGALDYVLGVGREMGTSLRTGVVQIAVVASMVMGSITGSAAANTATTGSFTIPMIKDQGIRDDFAAAIEAVASSGGQMLPPVMGVAAFLMADILNVSYLRIIRAGIIPAALFYISVGVAVYLLVLKFGWTTDDIEPFDYTVLLSGLHFGIPLAVLMYTLVVLRYTPLAAGLYTVATIVGVMYVRNLLVDVLQVEVTDGSIEADTGNVAAAGIVWNVLGTTRQTLDGFKQGAVEMAPLVGILGSLGIILRMVQGTGLSGALSQQMVSIAGGVLFFLLVMAMIASILFGLGMPTPAAYILVAMLIVPSVIAVGVPKITAHMFVFYFAMLSAITPPVAVAVAIGSSIADASFPQSCVQALRIGAPGFVIPFAFIANNSLIYWSMPDTLIALPLVLAGTTALVVVTIGFDGAHDLSYPVRVLYLVAALGAMFGAAPLAPVLDAAGAVDLGIQLAAGVVIAAGLGHANLIVGYDHERATSKRASSLEGD; this is translated from the coding sequence ATGAGCGCTGCCACCCTTCGCGACCGTATCCGCCACCACCTCCCCTCGCCGCGAGAGATCACCGTCGTGGACGTACTGACCGGACTGATCTACGTCTTCGGCGTCGCTTTGACGGCGTTGACCATCGACTACGCGCACACGTTACGGTTCGCGGAGCCGATCAAGTACGCCAACGTCTTCCTCGGTATCGGGCTGGCTCTCTACTACTTCACGGAAGCGCGAGAGTATCTCGTCGGAGATCCCTTCACGGGGAGGGTGCTAAACGCTGTGATGCCCGATTCGCCGGTGGTTCGCCGAAACGGCGCTCGGCTCCTCGCCGTGTCGGCGGTCGTCCTCGCGCTCGCGTCGCTGTTCGCGACCGGCTACGTCCACTATCACTTCGGTCGCCTGCAGTCCGCCTATACCATCGGATACTCGACCCTCGACATTCTGGTTGGACTGTTGATCATCTTCATTATGACCGATGCGACCCGACGGGCGTTCGGCTATCTCTTCACGTCCGTCGTCGTCTTCTCGCTGGTTTACGCTTTCGTCGGCCCCTTGCTGCCCGGTATCTTCCACCACAGCGGGATGAGTATCAGTCGGATCTCCCGGGAGAGTGCGATCGGGCTCATGGGGACGTACAGCTTCATTCTGCGCATCGGTTCGACGTGGGTCGCGATTTTCATCATGTTCGCCGGCATCGCAAAGGCGTACGGCGCGCTCGACTACGTCCTCGGCGTCGGCCGAGAGATGGGGACGAGCCTCCGGACCGGCGTCGTCCAGATCGCCGTCGTCGCGAGCATGGTCATGGGATCGATCACCGGCAGCGCAGCCGCAAACACTGCGACGACCGGTAGTTTCACCATCCCGATGATCAAAGATCAGGGCATCCGTGACGACTTCGCGGCCGCCATCGAGGCGGTCGCCTCGAGCGGCGGACAGATGCTTCCCCCGGTGATGGGCGTGGCCGCGTTTCTGATGGCCGACATCCTCAACGTGTCCTACTTGCGGATCATCCGCGCGGGGATCATCCCCGCGGCGCTGTTCTACATCAGTGTCGGCGTCGCGGTCTACCTGCTCGTCCTCAAGTTCGGCTGGACGACGGACGATATCGAGCCGTTCGATTACACCGTCCTGCTCTCCGGACTGCACTTCGGGATCCCACTGGCCGTGTTGATGTACACGCTCGTCGTCCTCCGGTACACGCCGCTTGCGGCAGGGTTGTACACGGTCGCGACCATCGTCGGCGTGATGTACGTCCGGAACCTCCTGGTCGACGTCTTGCAGGTGGAGGTGACGGACGGGAGCATCGAAGCCGACACCGGCAACGTCGCCGCCGCCGGTATCGTCTGGAACGTTCTCGGGACGACCAGACAGACGCTGGACGGGTTCAAGCAGGGTGCGGTCGAGATGGCCCCACTCGTCGGTATTCTTGGGTCGCTGGGGATCATCCTCAGGATGGTCCAGGGGACCGGCCTTTCCGGCGCCCTGAGTCAGCAAATGGTCTCGATCGCCGGTGGCGTCCTCTTCTTCCTGCTCGTGATGGCCATGATCGCGAGCATCCTCTTCGGACTCGGGATGCCCACGCCGGCAGCGTACATCCTCGTCGCTATGCTGATCGTCCCCAGCGTCATCGCCGTCGGCGTGCCGAAGATCACCGCCCACATGTTCGTGTTCTACTTCGCGATGTTGTCGGCGATCACGCCCCCGGTCGCCGTCGCCGTCGCGATCGGTTCGAGTATCGCCGACGCGAGCTTCCCGCAGTCCTGCGTTCAAGCGCTTCGGATCGGCGCACCAGGGTTCGTCATTCCGTTCGCGTTTATCGCGAACAACAGCCTCATCTACTGGTCGATGCCCGATACGCTGATCGCCCTGCCGCTCGTACTCGCCGGGACGACCGCCCTCGTCGTGGTAACGATAGGCTTCGACGGCGCTCACGACCTCTCGTATCCCGTTCGTGTGCTCTATCTCGTCGCGGCCCTGGGTGCCATGTTCGGGGCGGCGCCGCTGGCGCCCGTCCTGGACGCGGCCGGCGCCGTCGACCTGGGGATCCAGCTTGCAGCCGGGGTCGTCATCGCCGCCGGCCTCGGCCACGCGAACCTGATCGTCGGTTACGATCACGAGCGAGCGACGTCGAAGCGGGCATCCTCGCTCGAGGGCGACTGA